The genome window CAATGATGTTGTATTCAACAAAAGCAGTGCCACAATGAAAAAACATGCGGTAAGCATCAATAAAATAATAGCTTACAGAGATTTTCTATCGAATAAAAACCGATTGGCTGTGAAACAAAATTCACAGAATTTCAAAAAACGTGAATTTCGCTTCACAATTATTTGGTGAGAAACAGCGGCAACACCTGCTGTCCGGCCGCGCTGCGGAGCTGTGCGAAATAGCTGCCACCGCTCCAGTTTGCGGCATTCACGATGAAAGCATGTTCACCGGGCGCGAATTGTCCGGCTGCAACCGTTTGCACTTCGCGACCGAGATTGTCAAAAATTTTCAGGGAAATTTCCGCGGATGTTTCCAGCGAAAAAACAAGTGTTGTGATGGGATTAAACGGATTTGGATATGCCGAAAACAGCCCGAACGTAGCCGGCTGTACCGGTTGCGGCGCAATTGCGGTCACCGGCTGGATGTTCGCGTTCAGCGCGGCAATCAGCTTGCTATACAGCGAATAATTATCACGAATGTTTCGCGATTGCTCGATATGCATAAAATAACCGTTGGGCGTGGTCGCTGCCTGGTTGCAGGGATTGCTGCTGCCGTTGGTGAATCGCCCCTGTGTGTTGGTGCCGCCGGTCAGCGAGCAGGACGACGTGCCGTCACCGGCAACAGAGGCGGTCACACCACCGGAATTCAGCAGGTGCGCTTTGATGTCCAGCAAAATTTGGGTGGGCGTATTGCCCACGCCGCTGCTCATAAAAAAGTTCGGGCAGCTGCTCTGCGCATGACCATGTAAGTTGATGGAATACAACTGGTTAACATGAGTGGTTATGACTTCGTGAAACAGCTGAAACAGCGCATTTTCGAAATGTGCCATATCCGAAACGCGATACGGCTGGCTGCTCCCGCCGCAGGCGCTGGTGGTGCCGCTGCAACTCGATTCCTCTGAGTTGGCACAGCGATGGGTACCGCTCATCAGCAAAAAACGCGCGCCGGTTTCCCGGAACACATCCGCACCTTCGCGGTGCGTGTTGGTGTCGTATCGCGCATGCGGCACCTCGATGGCAACTTGCCGCAGATAGTCCGGATTCACCAAAAATGTTCCCCAGCCGCGCTCGATCGGCGCGTTCTCTTTGAGCATGTAAAACACCCGATTTTGGTAGCCGGTATCGGTAAATTCGATGAGTTGGTAATAGGGGAAATCCGCTTTCACGATGCTGTCTGCCCGCAGAAAATCCGCATCCACAAGCGTGTTGAACAGAACAGACCATTTTTGAAGGGTGGCAAAGGAGGGAATCACAAAACCGTTGCTGCCGGAACCCGGCATCGCGCTGACGATGGATACAATTTCGCTTTTGAGATCGCCCGAAACCTGGGGAATTTGCGCATTCGCGCTCAGGCAAATCGCGAAAATCATCGCCGCGATAAAATGTTTAGCTCGTGTCATCATCTTTCAATCCGTATCGTTTGATTTTTTTGCTCAACCCTTCCCGGGATTCGCCAATTATTTCCGCAACCTTGCTGATGTTTCCACTGTATCTTTCCAAATAATGCCGGATGTAGCGTTTTTCAAAATTCTCGATCAACTGCTGACGCGCTTCTTTGATGGGCAAATCCAGCAGCCCGTCAAACGGATCGGACGGCTGCAACGCGTTGCCGAGGCTGTAAAATACCAGATCAGATTCCTGCACTTCCTGCCCCGGACAAATGATGTAGAGTCGCTCCATCATATTTTTGAGCTGGCGAATGTTACCGGGCCAATTATATTCCTGCAATTTCCGGATGATATTTTCGCCGAAAACCAGTTCCCGCCCCTTTTGCTGGGCAAGTTTTTTGCGGAAATATTCGATCAGCGCGGCGATATCCTCCCGGCGCTGCCGCAGCGGCGGCAAATGGATGCGCACCACATTCAGCCGGTAATACAAATCCTCCCGGAAATTGCCGTCGCGAACCATTTCTTCCAGATTTTTATTGGTCGCCGCAACGATCCGCACATCCGCGAAAACCGGCTGCGAACCGCCCACGCGATAGAACATTTTTTCCTGCAAAAACCGCAATAGCTTAACTTGCAACTCCAGCGGAAAATCGCCGATTTCATCGAGAAACACCGTGCCTTTGTTAGCGCGTTCGAACATCCCGATGTGCTGTTGGTGCGCATTGGTAAACGCGCCTTTTTCGTGCCCGAACAACTGGCTTTCCAGCAGCGACGCGGGCATGTTGGCAACATCCACCACCACAAATTTTTCACGGCTGCGGGTGGCGCTGTTCAGGTGAACGGTTCGGGCGATCAGCTCTTTGCCTGT of Calditrichia bacterium contains these proteins:
- a CDS encoding T9SS type A sorting domain-containing protein, with the translated sequence MMTRAKHFIAAMIFAICLSANAQIPQVSGDLKSEIVSIVSAMPGSGSNGFVIPSFATLQKWSVLFNTLVDADFLRADSIVKADFPYYQLIEFTDTGYQNRVFYMLKENAPIERGWGTFLVNPDYLRQVAIEVPHARYDTNTHREGADVFRETGARFLLMSGTHRCANSEESSCSGTTSACGGSSQPYRVSDMAHFENALFQLFHEVITTHVNQLYSINLHGHAQSSCPNFFMSSGVGNTPTQILLDIKAHLLNSGGVTASVAGDGTSSCSLTGGTNTQGRFTNGSSNPCNQAATTPNGYFMHIEQSRNIRDNYSLYSKLIAALNANIQPVTAIAPQPVQPATFGLFSAYPNPFNPITTLVFSLETSAEISLKIFDNLGREVQTVAAGQFAPGEHAFIVNAANWSGGSYFAQLRSAAGQQVLPLFLTK
- a CDS encoding sigma-54-dependent Fis family transcriptional regulator — protein: MNRVLIVDDERNARRGLGMILKSMATEAVEAEHVAAAKQQLQVREFDLAIVDLRLPDEQQGLGLVAHVRQTHPKTPVLVMTAYGSFESAVKAMKAGAQDYITKDFSRDEIVLKVEKLLETRKLWLANMRLSEKVQHLQDNLALWSTQDQIIGESPVIRKTLDLAARAGEDNESTVLITGESGTGKELIARTVHLNSATRSREKFVVVDVANMPASLLESQLFGHEKGAFTNAHQQHIGMFERANKGTVFLDEIGDFPLELQVKLLRFLQEKMFYRVGGSQPVFADVRIVAATNKNLEEMVRDGNFREDLYYRLNVVRIHLPPLRQRREDIAALIEYFRKKLAQQKGRELVFGENIIRKLQEYNWPGNIRQLKNMMERLYIICPGQEVQESDLVFYSLGNALQPSDPFDGLLDLPIKEARQQLIENFEKRYIRHYLERYSGNISKVAEIIGESREGLSKKIKRYGLKDDDTS